In Notamacropus eugenii isolate mMacEug1 chromosome 1, mMacEug1.pri_v2, whole genome shotgun sequence, one genomic interval encodes:
- the SRGN gene encoding serglycin yields MQHPWTHTRRTLLALSFLLFLESFVQGFPARRARYQWVRCSPDSLSANCIEEKGPWFNMPKEENNGIVNPPVDPFLMKRPQDMAENSLFSEEDPWSISGSGPGSVSGSGSGSLPEMETEPIDEEDFYNLSPSEDENVEQQLTEEELII; encoded by the exons ATGCAGCATCCGTGGACACACACCCGCAGGACACTCCTGGCTCTGTCTTTCCTGCTCTTTTTGGAATCCTTTGTCCAAG GGTTTCCTGCCCGGAGAGCAAGATACCAATGGGTTCGATGTAGTCCAGATAGTCTTTCTGCCAACTGCATTGAAGAAAAGGGACCGTGGTTCAACATGCCTAAAGAGGAAAACAATGGGATCGTCAATCCTCCAGTAGATCCATTTCT AATGAAGAGACCCCAGGACATGGCTGAAAATTCCCTTTTCTCTGAGGAAGATCCTTGGTCTATCTCGGGCTCGGGACCCGGCTCTGTCTCAGGCTCTGGCAGTGGCTCCTTACCTGAAATGGAAACCGAACCAATAGATGAGGAAGATTTCTACAATTTGAGCCCCTCAGAAGATGAGAATGTTGAGCAACAGCTAACAGAGGAAGAACTGATCATATAA